The following proteins are co-located in the Fundidesulfovibrio soli genome:
- a CDS encoding cache domain-containing protein has protein sequence MLRRFSISVRLFGLVGLVLLSAVGTLVVLGLASTHLENMMVRHTQTTLLESEKIKIKALTHSMSLALANAMADIPDEAKRRRLARKAVEPVRFEDDASGYFFIYHGTTNVALPPRPELVGRDLNDFVDRNGVYYVRELARQAEAGGGYVNYVFTKPDGVLEEKVSYAEPIPGTDLWIGTGVYLDRVNREMRSIANVVTELFEKVLGAAAGATVLMMALLCLACLAIAHSVVRPLAEVTEAAERIAGGDLDTRLSAGGRDEATRMQAALNRMTQILRRNISEIEARRQEAEDKANLAQQALREARRAGDEVVVQVARRIESLQKISSSVAHQLRNPTTIIGGLAGLLLKKPTLRERYLDYLDGIVEAARRIEHITAAVKEYSAIRLGRLTPTAGADLLDKARTAAEALAQAMNKQVEWTVEDDGSVVQADAGLLALALREVAINAVEALDKDEGQIVMSSRREEEWLVFTVQDNGRGITPEDMLFVLDPFHSTKPVGVGMGLTKAQRILQEHGGSISVESEPGKGTTVRMRMRTDLRELPLPSGEPVAI, from the coding sequence ATGCTCCGACGCTTCTCCATCTCCGTGCGCCTGTTCGGCCTCGTCGGGCTCGTGCTGCTTTCGGCCGTGGGCACACTCGTGGTGTTGGGCCTGGCTTCCACGCATCTTGAAAACATGATGGTGCGCCACACCCAGACCACCCTGCTCGAATCCGAAAAGATCAAGATCAAGGCCCTGACACACTCCATGTCCCTGGCCCTGGCCAACGCCATGGCCGACATCCCCGACGAGGCCAAACGCAGGCGGCTGGCCCGCAAGGCCGTGGAGCCCGTGCGCTTCGAGGACGACGCCTCCGGCTATTTCTTCATCTATCACGGCACCACCAACGTGGCCCTGCCCCCCCGTCCCGAGCTGGTGGGGCGCGACCTCAACGACTTCGTGGACCGCAACGGCGTCTACTACGTGCGGGAGCTGGCCCGCCAGGCCGAGGCCGGTGGCGGCTACGTGAATTACGTCTTCACCAAGCCCGACGGCGTGCTCGAAGAGAAGGTCAGCTACGCCGAGCCCATCCCGGGCACGGACCTCTGGATCGGCACAGGGGTCTACCTGGACCGCGTCAACCGGGAGATGCGCTCCATCGCCAACGTGGTCACCGAGCTGTTCGAGAAGGTGCTCGGAGCGGCCGCGGGGGCCACGGTCCTGATGATGGCGCTGCTCTGCCTGGCCTGCCTGGCCATAGCCCACAGCGTGGTTCGCCCGCTGGCGGAAGTGACCGAAGCCGCGGAGCGCATCGCCGGGGGCGACCTGGACACCCGGCTCTCCGCCGGAGGCCGCGACGAGGCCACCCGCATGCAGGCCGCGCTCAACCGCATGACGCAGATCCTGCGGCGCAACATCAGCGAGATCGAGGCCCGCCGCCAGGAAGCCGAGGACAAGGCCAACCTGGCCCAGCAGGCCCTGCGGGAGGCCCGCCGCGCGGGCGATGAGGTGGTTGTGCAGGTGGCCCGGCGCATCGAGAGCCTGCAGAAGATATCCTCCTCCGTGGCGCACCAGTTGCGCAACCCCACCACCATCATCGGCGGCCTGGCCGGGCTGCTGCTCAAGAAACCCACCCTGCGCGAGCGGTACCTGGACTACCTGGACGGCATCGTGGAGGCCGCCCGCCGCATCGAGCACATCACCGCCGCCGTGAAGGAGTACAGCGCCATCCGCCTTGGCAGGCTCACCCCCACCGCAGGCGCGGACCTGCTGGACAAGGCCCGGACAGCCGCCGAGGCCCTGGCCCAAGCCATGAACAAGCAGGTGGAATGGACCGTGGAGGACGACGGTTCCGTGGTGCAGGCCGACGCCGGGCTGCTGGCCTTGGCGTTGCGCGAAGTGGCCATCAACGCCGTGGAGGCCCTGGACAAGGACGAGGGGCAGATCGTCATGAGCTCACGGCGCGAGGAGGAGTGGCTGGTGTTCACCGTGCAGGACAACGGGCGCGGCATCACCCCGGAGGATATGCTCTTCGTGCTGGACCCCTTCCACAGCACCAAGCCCGTGGGCGTGGGCATGGGCCTGACCAAGGCCCAGCGGATATTGCAGGAGCACGGCGGCTCCATCAGCGTGGAGAGCGAGCCGGGCAAGGGGACCACGGTGCGCATGCGCATGCGCACGGACTTGAGGGAGCTGCCCCTGCCCTCCGGGGAGCCGGTGGCTATCTGA
- a CDS encoding fumarate hydratase C-terminal domain-containing protein codes for MRTHALSTPLTALAASELRSGDVAYLTGFLLAGREPAHRRLLEDLERGTPPVDLEGAVIYYVGPSPMTPQRPIGAAGPSSAWRMDPYTPSLLEAGVRATIGKGARGPEVREAMRLHGAVYLAATGGAGALLSLCVREVSLAAYPELGPEALHLLRVEKFPVTVVNDPRGGELYAAPDLDAALRG; via the coding sequence ATCCGCACCCACGCCCTCTCCACCCCCCTCACCGCCCTGGCGGCCTCGGAGCTGCGCAGCGGCGACGTGGCCTATCTCACGGGGTTCCTGCTCGCCGGGCGCGAACCGGCCCACCGCCGCCTCCTGGAGGATCTGGAGCGCGGCACCCCCCCTGTGGACCTGGAGGGGGCCGTGATCTACTACGTCGGCCCCAGCCCCATGACCCCGCAGCGGCCCATCGGCGCGGCCGGGCCCAGCTCCGCCTGGCGCATGGACCCCTACACCCCGAGCCTGCTTGAGGCCGGGGTGCGCGCCACCATCGGCAAGGGCGCCCGCGGCCCCGAGGTGCGCGAGGCCATGCGGCTGCACGGGGCCGTGTACCTCGCCGCCACGGGAGGGGCCGGGGCGCTGCTCTCGCTGTGCGTGCGGGAGGTCAGCCTGGCGGCCTACCCGGAGCTCGGCCCGGAAGCCCTGCACCTGCTTCGCGTGGAGAAGTTCCCCGTGACGGTGGTCAACGACCCGCGCGGCGGCGAGCTCTACGCCGCGCCGGACCTGGACGCCGCCCTGCGCGGCTAG
- a CDS encoding fumarate hydratase, with translation MRVIPSQSVEDAVAGLCVTANRHLPPDVRRAFLHRQAAESPLGRGALRQLLDNAELAGQLGLPLCQDCGLAVFFVEHGEDVRVEGLPVREAVNRGMVRGYREGYLRKSTCDPFTRDNPGDNSPAVVHFDMVPGDTLRISMMVQGASAEYSRAAMLDPALGAEGVREFVIRGVAEACRGVCAPMVAGLGVGGSFEWASLAAARALLRPLDRENPDPFLAGLEESLTQAVNRLGVGPLGLGGATTCLGVSALAAPCHPGTLPVALAIQCHSARRGQVTL, from the coding sequence ATGCGGGTCATACCCTCTCAGAGCGTCGAGGACGCCGTGGCGGGGCTGTGCGTCACGGCCAACCGGCACCTGCCGCCGGACGTCCGACGGGCCTTCCTGCACCGCCAAGCAGCCGAGAGCCCACTGGGCAGAGGGGCCCTGCGCCAACTGCTGGACAACGCCGAACTGGCCGGCCAGCTGGGCCTGCCCCTCTGCCAGGACTGCGGGCTGGCGGTCTTCTTCGTGGAGCACGGCGAGGACGTGCGCGTCGAAGGCCTGCCCGTGCGCGAGGCCGTCAACCGCGGCATGGTCCGGGGCTACCGCGAGGGCTACCTGCGCAAGTCCACCTGCGATCCCTTCACCCGCGACAACCCCGGGGACAACTCCCCGGCAGTGGTGCATTTCGACATGGTTCCCGGCGATACGCTGCGCATCTCCATGATGGTCCAGGGCGCTAGCGCGGAATACTCCCGCGCCGCCATGCTGGACCCGGCCCTGGGCGCGGAGGGCGTGCGCGAATTCGTCATCAGGGGCGTGGCCGAGGCCTGCCGGGGCGTGTGCGCCCCCATGGTGGCGGGCCTCGGGGTGGGCGGCTCCTTCGAGTGGGCCTCCCTGGCGGCGGCGCGCGCCCTGCTGCGGCCCCTGGACCGCGAGAACCCCGACCCCTTTCTGGCCGGGCTGGAGGAGTCCCTGACCCAGGCAGTGAACCGCCTGGGCGTGGGCCCGCTGGGCCTGGGCGGAGCCACCACCTGCCTGGGGGTGAGCGCCCTGGCCGCGCCCTGCCACCCCGGAACCCTGCCCGTGGCCCTGGCCATCCAGTGCCATTCGGCCAGGCGCGGGCAGGTGACGCTGTGA
- a CDS encoding anion permease, whose translation MSLNIKALAPLIVGAALWALPVPAGLSPNAWSYFAIFAAVVVALILEPIAPALAGLAGVTLAALFKLVPMTAGKDATAADAIKWALSGFSDGTVWLIFGAFMFALGYEKTGLGKRLALTLIKVMGKKALGLGYAVALADLILAPFMPSNTARSGGTIFPVIKNIPPLYGSTPEDNPRGLGGYLMWTALATTCVTSSMFLTSLAPNILAQSLVEKTTKVVLTWNDWFMGFLPVGIVLFAITPLLAYILYPPTKKSSDDAPIWAGNELAKLGSITAREILMAVLALGALLSWIFLKDHVQATTVALAAICLMVVFKVVSWDDVIGYKQAWNVLAWFATLVTLADGLNKVGFLAWFAKSISGSMVGLSPTATMVGLVLVFFLSHYMFASVTAHVAAMLPVMLAAAMAVPGLDIKLVSILLCGTLGIMGVITPYGTGPSPIYYGSGYVKGRDFWILGLVFGLVYLGAFLLIGFPWNLARA comes from the coding sequence ATGAGCCTGAACATCAAGGCGCTCGCGCCGCTGATCGTCGGGGCGGCGTTGTGGGCGCTGCCGGTTCCCGCCGGATTGAGCCCCAACGCATGGTCGTATTTCGCCATCTTCGCGGCCGTGGTGGTCGCGCTCATCCTGGAGCCCATCGCCCCGGCCCTGGCTGGCCTGGCGGGCGTAACCCTGGCTGCGCTGTTCAAGCTGGTGCCCATGACCGCGGGCAAGGACGCCACCGCCGCCGACGCCATCAAGTGGGCCCTCTCGGGCTTCTCCGACGGCACGGTCTGGCTGATCTTCGGCGCGTTCATGTTCGCCCTGGGCTACGAAAAAACCGGCCTGGGCAAGCGCCTGGCGCTGACGCTCATCAAGGTCATGGGCAAGAAGGCCCTGGGCCTCGGATACGCGGTGGCCCTGGCGGACCTGATCCTGGCGCCCTTCATGCCCTCCAACACCGCGCGCAGCGGCGGCACCATCTTCCCGGTCATCAAGAACATCCCGCCGCTCTACGGCTCCACCCCGGAGGACAACCCGCGCGGCCTGGGCGGCTACCTGATGTGGACGGCGCTGGCCACGACCTGCGTGACCTCCTCCATGTTCCTCACCAGCCTGGCCCCCAACATCCTGGCCCAGTCCCTGGTGGAGAAGACCACCAAGGTCGTGCTCACCTGGAACGACTGGTTCATGGGCTTCCTGCCCGTGGGCATCGTGCTCTTCGCGATCACCCCGCTGCTGGCCTACATCCTCTACCCGCCCACCAAGAAGTCCTCCGACGACGCCCCCATCTGGGCGGGCAACGAGCTTGCCAAGCTCGGCTCCATCACGGCCCGCGAGATCCTCATGGCCGTGCTGGCCCTGGGCGCGCTGCTCAGCTGGATCTTCCTGAAGGACCACGTGCAGGCCACCACCGTGGCCCTGGCCGCCATCTGCCTGATGGTGGTGTTCAAGGTGGTCAGCTGGGACGACGTGATCGGCTACAAGCAGGCCTGGAACGTGCTGGCCTGGTTCGCCACCCTGGTCACCCTGGCCGACGGCCTGAACAAGGTCGGCTTCCTGGCCTGGTTCGCCAAGAGCATCTCCGGCTCCATGGTGGGGCTCTCGCCCACGGCGACGATGGTCGGCCTGGTGCTGGTGTTCTTCCTGAGCCATTACATGTTCGCCAGCGTCACCGCCCACGTGGCCGCCATGCTGCCCGTCATGCTGGCCGCGGCCATGGCCGTGCCCGGCCTGGACATCAAGCTGGTCTCCATCCTGCTCTGCGGAACGCTCGGCATCATGGGCGTGATCACTCCCTACGGCACCGGCCCCTCGCCCATCTACTACGGCTCCGGCTACGTGAAGGGCAGGGACTTCTGGATCCTCGGCCTGGTGTTCGGCCTCGTCTACCTCGGCGCGTTCCTGCTCATCGGCTTCCCCTGGAACCTGGCCCGGGCCTAG
- a CDS encoding sigma-54-dependent transcriptional regulator has protein sequence MNTPSPSFKILLVDDEPAWLRSMALTLESAAGITNTIPCQDSAQVMGILERGGVGLVLLDLNMPGLSGEELLALIAERHPEIACIVVSGMDQLAGAIRCMKLGAYDYLVKTDEEERIVGGVLRAVRMLELRDENREVASRLVSGGPHHPEAFAGIVTRSRAMRSIFAYVEAVAASPQPLLVTGESGVGKEHLVRAAHALSGRKGPLVALNAAGLDDAVFADTLFGHVRGAYTGADAPRRGMIEEAAEGTLFLDEIGDLSIASQVKLLRLLQEGEFYPLGSDQPRRIRARIVVATHCDLAAKEAAGTFRRDLYYRLRTHHVHVPPLRERKEDIEPLLAHFLVECSRELGRPRPGLPPELARRLAAYPFPGNVRELRAMVYDAVSVRSGAALPQEPFLKALGQLAPEAGALSGGQAGAQAGAQAGEENPFAAFENLPSLSEAARLLVDEAMRRSGGNQTLAARLLGISQPALSKRLKLSRHDGA, from the coding sequence GTGAACACCCCCTCCCCCTCCTTCAAGATCCTGCTGGTGGACGACGAACCCGCCTGGCTGCGCTCCATGGCCCTGACCCTGGAGAGCGCCGCGGGCATCACCAACACCATCCCCTGCCAGGACAGCGCCCAGGTGATGGGCATCCTGGAGCGCGGCGGCGTGGGCCTGGTGCTCCTGGACCTGAACATGCCGGGCCTCAGCGGCGAGGAGCTGCTGGCCCTGATCGCCGAGCGCCACCCGGAGATCGCCTGCATCGTGGTCAGCGGCATGGACCAGCTGGCCGGGGCCATACGCTGCATGAAGCTCGGCGCCTACGACTACCTGGTGAAGACCGACGAGGAGGAGCGCATCGTGGGCGGCGTGCTGCGAGCCGTGCGCATGCTGGAGCTGCGCGACGAGAACCGCGAGGTGGCCAGCCGCCTGGTCTCCGGCGGGCCGCACCACCCCGAGGCCTTCGCCGGGATCGTCACGCGCAGCCGGGCCATGCGCTCCATCTTCGCCTATGTGGAGGCCGTGGCCGCCAGCCCCCAGCCCCTGCTCGTCACCGGGGAGAGCGGCGTGGGCAAGGAGCATCTGGTGCGCGCGGCCCACGCCCTGAGCGGGCGCAAGGGCCCGCTGGTGGCCCTCAACGCCGCCGGGCTGGACGACGCCGTCTTCGCGGACACCCTCTTCGGCCACGTGCGCGGGGCCTATACCGGCGCGGACGCCCCCAGGCGCGGCATGATCGAGGAGGCCGCCGAGGGCACCCTGTTCCTGGACGAGATCGGCGACCTGAGCATCGCCTCCCAGGTGAAGCTGCTGCGCCTGCTCCAGGAGGGCGAGTTCTACCCCCTGGGCAGCGACCAGCCCCGGCGCATCCGGGCCCGCATCGTGGTGGCCACCCACTGCGACCTGGCCGCCAAGGAGGCCGCCGGGACCTTCCGGCGCGACCTCTACTACCGCCTGCGCACCCACCACGTGCACGTGCCGCCGCTCCGGGAGCGCAAGGAGGACATCGAACCCCTGCTGGCCCACTTCCTGGTCGAGTGCTCCCGGGAGCTGGGCCGGCCCAGGCCCGGTCTGCCGCCGGAGCTGGCGCGGCGGCTGGCGGCCTACCCCTTTCCGGGCAACGTGCGTGAGCTTCGGGCCATGGTCTACGACGCGGTGAGCGTGCGGAGCGGCGCGGCCCTGCCCCAGGAGCCCTTCCTCAAGGCCCTGGGCCAACTCGCGCCCGAGGCCGGGGCGCTGTCCGGAGGCCAGGCCGGAGCTCAGGCCGGAGCTCAGGCCGGGGAAGAGAATCCCTTCGCCGCCTTCGAAAACCTGCCGAGCCTCTCCGAAGCGGCCCGCCTGCTGGTGGACGAGGCCATGCGGCGCTCCGGCGGCAACCAGACCCTGGCCGCGAGGCTGCTGGGCATCTCGCAGCCCGCGCTGAGCAAGCGCCTGAAGCTCAGCCGCCACGACGGGGCCTGA
- a CDS encoding transporter substrate-binding domain-containing protein, which yields MPRIHTPARNPLPALAACLLLAALALLTSARPCPAQTREIPGVSRPIVIGGDRDYPPYEFLDKNGQPAGYNVDLSRAIAEVMGLSVEFRLGAWAEMRAALARGEVDILQGMSYSEERLQEVEFTPPHTTVVHSVFARKDLPPVSSLEDLRGRNIVMHRGGIMHDTLAGMGFASELNFSDTPADALRMVASGHCDYAVTAMLPGLYIIRENKLDNLYVAAYSVATVRYGYAVKKGNTALKERFSEGLAILDKTGKYEQIRQKWLGVLEARPVQWEAVLYYVGAVVAPLLLLLGATVLWSHSLRRKVAERTRSLTNALDQLGRNQQQLVQADKMAALGILVSGVAHEINNPNGLILLNIPILRKVQADTARILDEHHARHGDFRLGGIPYERMRRELPVMLEEMFEGAQRIKRIVNDLKDFSRSDEARAREPVDVNQAAGKAVRLLDRAIRQATDRFTTDLGQGLPPVLGNAQRIEQVVVNLLLNACQALPDRARAVTLTTRYNRDSDCVELTVRDEGVGIAPEHMPHLTDPFFTTKRAQGGTGLGLSVSAGIVKEMGGVLEFQSSPGRGTAAILSLPAVQPVAPPGAPEEQLP from the coding sequence ATGCCCAGAATACACACGCCCGCCCGCAACCCTCTCCCCGCCCTGGCCGCCTGCCTGCTGCTGGCTGCGTTGGCCCTGCTCACGTCCGCCCGGCCGTGCCCTGCGCAGACCAGGGAGATCCCCGGCGTGAGCCGCCCCATCGTCATCGGGGGCGACCGGGACTACCCTCCCTACGAATTCCTGGACAAGAACGGCCAGCCCGCAGGCTACAACGTGGACCTCAGCCGGGCCATCGCCGAGGTCATGGGGCTCTCCGTGGAGTTCCGCCTGGGGGCCTGGGCCGAGATGCGCGCCGCCCTGGCCCGGGGCGAGGTGGATATCCTGCAAGGCATGTCCTACTCCGAGGAGCGCCTGCAGGAGGTGGAGTTCACCCCGCCCCACACCACCGTGGTGCACTCCGTGTTCGCCCGCAAGGACCTTCCCCCCGTTTCCTCCCTGGAGGATCTGCGCGGCCGCAACATCGTCATGCACCGGGGCGGCATCATGCACGACACCCTGGCGGGCATGGGCTTCGCAAGCGAGCTGAACTTCAGCGACACGCCGGCCGACGCCCTGCGCATGGTGGCCTCGGGCCACTGCGACTACGCGGTCACGGCCATGCTCCCCGGGCTCTACATCATCCGCGAGAACAAGCTGGACAACCTCTACGTGGCCGCCTACTCCGTGGCCACGGTGCGCTACGGCTACGCGGTGAAGAAGGGCAACACCGCCCTCAAGGAGCGCTTCAGCGAAGGCCTGGCCATCCTCGACAAGACCGGCAAGTACGAGCAGATACGCCAGAAGTGGCTCGGCGTGCTGGAGGCCCGCCCCGTGCAGTGGGAGGCCGTGCTCTACTACGTGGGCGCGGTGGTGGCCCCCCTGCTGCTGCTGCTCGGGGCCACCGTGCTCTGGTCGCATTCGCTCAGGCGCAAGGTGGCCGAACGCACCCGCTCCCTGACCAACGCCCTGGACCAGCTGGGCCGCAACCAGCAGCAGCTGGTGCAGGCGGACAAGATGGCGGCGCTGGGCATCCTGGTTTCGGGCGTGGCCCACGAGATCAACAATCCCAATGGGCTGATTCTTTTGAACATCCCCATCCTGCGCAAGGTCCAGGCCGACACGGCGCGCATCCTGGACGAGCACCACGCCCGGCACGGGGACTTCCGCCTGGGCGGCATCCCCTACGAGCGCATGCGCCGCGAGCTGCCCGTCATGCTGGAGGAGATGTTCGAGGGCGCCCAGCGCATCAAGCGCATCGTCAACGACCTCAAGGATTTCTCCCGCAGCGACGAGGCCCGCGCCAGGGAGCCCGTGGACGTCAACCAGGCCGCGGGCAAGGCCGTACGCCTGCTGGACCGCGCCATCCGCCAGGCCACGGACCGCTTCACCACGGACCTGGGCCAGGGCCTGCCCCCGGTGCTGGGCAACGCCCAGCGCATCGAGCAGGTGGTGGTCAACCTGCTGCTCAACGCCTGCCAGGCCCTGCCGGACCGCGCCCGCGCCGTGACCCTCACCACCCGCTACAACCGCGACTCCGATTGCGTGGAGCTCACCGTGCGCGACGAGGGCGTGGGCATCGCCCCCGAGCACATGCCCCACCTCACGGACCCCTTCTTCACCACCAAGCGCGCCCAGGGCGGAACGGGCCTGGGCCTCTCCGTGTCGGCGGGCATCGTCAAGGAAATGGGCGGGGTGCTGGAGTTCCAGTCCAGCCCGGGACGCGGCACCGCCGCCATCCTCTCACTGCCCGCCGTGCAGCCGGTCGCGCCTCCCGGCGCCCCGGAGGAGCAACTGCCGTGA